From the genome of Hymenobacter cellulosilyticus, one region includes:
- a CDS encoding DUF2490 domain-containing protein: protein MLVARAHILFFTALLLLAAVSGRAQSSTLGKSRPLSSAVWLTLTSDARLTDRWGSHLEAQWRQAKGAGSPHQNVLRLGITYHATGELQLSTGYALLLTTDNNDAPAAAQRPEHRAYQQVLLNDLQDRLQLQHRYRLEQRWIQQTEGAAPVYVNRIRYRLQLAYPLSGPVLKTGGAYVAASNELFLGFGRNVEHGIFDQNRAYAGLGYQAMKSLALEIGYQNQLASTNVGSFGSPHSVQVGLKFNPDFRPVALLAAVKEAGAK from the coding sequence ATGCTTGTTGCCCGCGCCCATATTCTGTTTTTCACTGCTCTGCTACTGTTGGCAGCCGTGAGTGGGCGTGCCCAAAGCTCCACGCTGGGAAAAAGTCGGCCCCTATCCAGCGCTGTTTGGCTAACCCTAACCAGCGACGCCCGCCTCACCGACCGTTGGGGCAGCCACCTCGAAGCGCAGTGGCGCCAGGCTAAAGGCGCTGGGTCCCCGCACCAAAACGTGCTGCGCCTTGGTATTACTTACCATGCCACTGGGGAGCTTCAGCTCTCAACTGGCTACGCCCTGCTGCTGACTACCGACAACAACGATGCCCCAGCCGCTGCTCAGCGGCCCGAGCACCGGGCCTACCAGCAAGTGCTGCTCAATGATTTGCAGGACCGCCTGCAGTTGCAGCACCGTTACCGCTTGGAGCAGCGCTGGATACAACAAACCGAGGGAGCCGCGCCGGTATACGTAAACCGAATCCGCTACCGGCTGCAGCTGGCTTACCCATTGTCGGGGCCCGTGCTCAAGACCGGCGGGGCCTACGTGGCAGCATCCAATGAGCTGTTTTTGGGCTTTGGCCGCAACGTGGAGCACGGTATTTTCGATCAGAACCGGGCTTATGCCGGGCTGGGCTACCAAGCTATGAAGTCTCTGGCGCTGGAAATCGGCTATCAGAACCAACTCGCTTCCACTAACGTCGGCAGCTTTGGCAGCCCCCACTCGGTACAGGTTGGGTTGAAATTCAACCCGGATTTTCGGCCCGTGGCCCTACTGGCAGCTGTCAAAGAGGCCGGCGCAAAATAG
- a CDS encoding peptidylprolyl isomerase, translated as MHKRILYAGPLAAALLAAGCQTTKSVTTAKQPVIETLGTHEVPAGEFAYVYRKNNGTAPEFGTRPSVQEYLDLYTNFKLKVLEAEQRGLDTTQAFKRELEGYKQQLAQPYLTEKSVTDQLVREAYDRMSKEVNASHILIRMAPDAAPADTLAAYNKIMALRQRVTGGEDFNKVAAETSEDPSARDNGGKLGYFTAMQMVYPFESAAYRTKVGEVSQPVRTRFGYHIIKVNDVRQAQGEIKVAHLMIRATPGMPKADSVTAKKKIDELSSRLQRKEPWDKLVAQFSEDAGSAANGGELPPFGTGRMIPSFEEAAFRLQNPGDLSAPVQTPYGWHIIKLIEKQPVPKFEDMEASLKSKVSKDSRSELNRAAFLKRIRTENQFTENKAGKDFVFAKADTSLVNGRFKYTAPAAPAKASKTVGDNSPLFTIKGKPYLVKDFLSYAQQNQRAKKGAEPRFAMQQLYDQYVDQSLTDFEKANLETKYEDYRMLVKEYRDGILLFQLMDEKVWSKAIEDSVGLQKFFAENQSKYQWEPRVQGTVISAATPDLLKQAQTQLKAGRYEVKRVVPGP; from the coding sequence ATGCACAAACGCATTTTGTACGCCGGCCCGCTGGCCGCTGCACTGCTGGCCGCTGGCTGCCAGACTACCAAATCAGTTACCACCGCCAAGCAACCCGTTATTGAAACGCTGGGCACCCACGAGGTGCCGGCCGGGGAGTTTGCTTATGTGTATCGGAAGAATAACGGTACCGCCCCCGAGTTTGGCACCCGGCCCAGCGTGCAGGAGTATCTGGACCTCTACACCAACTTTAAGCTCAAAGTGCTGGAAGCCGAGCAGCGTGGCCTCGATACCACCCAGGCTTTCAAGCGGGAGTTGGAGGGCTACAAGCAGCAGCTGGCCCAGCCCTACCTCACCGAGAAGAGCGTAACCGACCAGCTGGTGCGCGAGGCTTACGACCGGATGAGCAAGGAGGTAAACGCCTCCCACATCCTGATCCGGATGGCTCCCGACGCGGCCCCGGCCGATACGCTGGCGGCTTACAACAAGATTATGGCCCTGCGCCAGCGCGTAACCGGCGGCGAGGACTTCAACAAAGTAGCCGCCGAAACTTCGGAAGACCCCTCAGCCCGCGACAATGGCGGCAAGCTGGGCTACTTCACGGCCATGCAGATGGTGTATCCGTTTGAGTCGGCCGCGTACCGCACCAAGGTGGGCGAAGTGTCGCAGCCGGTGCGCACCCGCTTTGGCTACCACATCATCAAGGTGAATGACGTGCGTCAGGCTCAGGGCGAAATCAAAGTGGCTCACCTCATGATCCGGGCCACGCCGGGCATGCCCAAAGCTGACTCGGTAACGGCCAAAAAGAAAATCGATGAGCTGTCCAGCCGCCTGCAGCGCAAAGAGCCCTGGGACAAGCTGGTGGCCCAGTTTTCGGAAGACGCCGGCTCGGCCGCCAACGGTGGTGAGCTGCCGCCCTTCGGCACCGGCCGCATGATTCCCTCCTTCGAGGAAGCCGCCTTCCGCCTGCAGAACCCCGGTGACCTGTCGGCTCCCGTGCAGACGCCTTACGGCTGGCACATCATCAAGCTGATTGAGAAGCAGCCCGTGCCCAAGTTTGAGGACATGGAGGCTTCGCTGAAAAGTAAAGTGTCGAAAGACTCCCGCTCGGAGCTCAACCGCGCCGCCTTCCTGAAGCGGATTCGCACCGAAAACCAATTTACCGAGAACAAGGCCGGCAAAGACTTTGTGTTTGCCAAAGCCGACACATCCTTGGTAAACGGCCGCTTCAAGTATACCGCTCCGGCGGCCCCGGCCAAAGCCAGCAAGACCGTAGGCGACAATAGCCCGCTGTTTACCATCAAAGGCAAACCCTACCTGGTTAAAGATTTCCTGAGCTATGCCCAGCAAAACCAGCGGGCCAAAAAGGGCGCCGAGCCGCGCTTTGCCATGCAGCAGCTCTACGACCAGTACGTGGACCAGAGCCTGACTGATTTCGAGAAAGCCAACTTGGAAACCAAGTACGAAGACTACCGCATGCTCGTAAAAGAGTACCGCGACGGAATTCTGCTGTTTCAGCTGATGGACGAGAAAGTGTGGTCCAAAGCCATTGAGGACTCCGTTGGACTGCAGAAGTTCTTTGCCGAAAACCAGAGCAAGTACCAGTGGGAGCCGCGGGTGCAGGGCACCGTCATCAGCGCCGCCACCCCCGATTTGCTGAAGCAGGCCCAAACCCAGCTGAAGGCTGGCCGCTACGAAGTAAAGCGCGTAGTGCCCGGACCGTGA
- a CDS encoding PP2C family protein-serine/threonine phosphatase — translation MSFRQKLKAIVLPFTVLSWLILLISTLLHASPEAAARFGLPAQWVTLLAQAAFVAGVFVYQRSRPDPLRGTDFVGLLRRLVLGPGLLATVCVVLHLLERFIQYEQPSADRILFASIYTINLALFVVFLAYTNYSWRSLVLFRSSARLRRAWLWFELLLGGTLLFRLFSWAPPMPVAYFIMGGLAVYGVYLSGNQKWVAYLNRRQKWEVVFLQLALLLCLGIFSIYFLRIAQDPKLVAPEPQHAFLLLTVFFAGFYSLAGLLVTFFNLPTAGVFEQKRDEILSLQRLTQLIQKGQTEEEVYQMLFEAAIQTVEADAAWLDVETDGQLHVGQRYQVTEAHVAAIRTLLTDYNLGQIEYLNNDLANSSGFRGLELPYGSLIVMPMRSAKRQYGALYMLKEQRQSFDRENLGILQTFTSQTVLSIENLQLVAASLQNERVKEELKIASSVQDSLIPKDLPIDNWFEIGSHALAAKEVGGDFYDFLHLPGKRLAILIGDVSGKGITAAFHMAQMKGIFHALMQENPLAKDEREKFPVPSKFMSMANRALTHCLEKSSFITAALYIVDYEHGGFVFARAGHCHTLYYHSIKEEVSYFRTAGLGLGIIRNDSYEKHIKNQFYDYNPGDVMVIYTDGIVEARGANQEEYGEERLKQQLEHTYYLEADEIKEHILADLAEFSKGQPMHDDQTLLVIKFKAAQPEVTI, via the coding sequence ATGTCCTTTCGACAGAAGCTGAAAGCTATTGTATTGCCCTTCACCGTGCTGAGCTGGCTGATACTGCTTATCAGTACCCTGTTGCACGCCAGTCCGGAGGCGGCAGCCCGTTTCGGCTTACCCGCGCAGTGGGTTACGCTGCTGGCCCAGGCGGCTTTTGTGGCCGGCGTTTTTGTGTACCAGCGTAGCCGGCCCGACCCGTTGCGCGGCACCGACTTTGTGGGCCTGCTGCGACGCTTGGTGCTGGGCCCGGGCCTGCTGGCCACTGTTTGCGTGGTGTTGCACCTGCTGGAGCGGTTTATCCAGTATGAGCAGCCCAGCGCCGACCGGATTCTGTTTGCCAGCATTTATACCATCAACCTGGCCCTGTTCGTCGTTTTTCTGGCGTACACCAATTACTCCTGGCGCTCCTTAGTCCTGTTCCGCTCCTCAGCCCGCTTGCGCCGCGCCTGGCTGTGGTTTGAACTGCTGCTGGGTGGCACGCTGCTGTTTCGTCTGTTTTCCTGGGCTCCGCCTATGCCGGTAGCCTACTTTATTATGGGCGGCTTGGCCGTGTATGGGGTTTACCTGAGCGGAAACCAGAAGTGGGTGGCTTACCTGAACCGTCGCCAGAAGTGGGAAGTAGTCTTTCTGCAGCTGGCGTTATTGCTGTGCCTGGGCATTTTCAGCATCTATTTCCTGCGCATTGCCCAGGACCCCAAGCTGGTGGCGCCTGAGCCCCAGCATGCCTTCCTGCTACTGACTGTGTTTTTTGCCGGGTTCTACTCCCTGGCCGGTTTGCTGGTAACGTTCTTCAACCTGCCCACAGCCGGCGTATTCGAGCAAAAGCGCGACGAAATTCTGAGTCTGCAGCGCCTTACCCAGCTTATTCAGAAGGGGCAGACTGAAGAAGAAGTGTACCAGATGCTGTTTGAGGCTGCCATTCAGACCGTGGAAGCTGACGCGGCCTGGCTGGATGTGGAAACCGATGGGCAGCTGCACGTGGGCCAACGCTACCAGGTTACTGAAGCCCACGTGGCCGCCATCCGCACCTTGCTTACCGATTACAACCTGGGTCAGATTGAGTACCTCAACAACGACCTGGCGAACAGCAGCGGCTTTCGTGGCCTGGAGCTGCCCTACGGCTCCCTGATTGTGATGCCCATGCGCTCGGCCAAGCGGCAATACGGAGCCCTTTACATGCTGAAAGAGCAGCGCCAAAGCTTCGACCGCGAAAACCTGGGCATCCTGCAGACCTTCACCAGCCAGACGGTGCTCAGCATTGAAAACCTGCAGCTGGTGGCGGCTTCCCTGCAGAACGAGCGGGTGAAGGAAGAGCTCAAAATTGCTTCTTCGGTGCAGGACAGCCTGATTCCCAAGGACCTGCCCATCGACAACTGGTTTGAAATTGGCTCCCATGCCTTGGCGGCTAAAGAGGTAGGCGGCGACTTCTACGACTTCCTGCACTTGCCCGGCAAGCGCCTAGCCATTCTCATTGGTGACGTATCGGGCAAGGGCATTACGGCCGCCTTCCACATGGCCCAGATGAAGGGTATTTTCCATGCGCTGATGCAGGAGAATCCGCTGGCCAAGGATGAGCGGGAGAAGTTTCCGGTGCCCAGCAAGTTTATGTCCATGGCTAACCGGGCCCTGACGCACTGCCTGGAAAAGTCGTCTTTCATAACGGCCGCCCTCTACATCGTGGACTATGAGCACGGCGGCTTCGTCTTTGCCCGCGCCGGCCACTGCCATACGCTATACTACCACTCTATTAAGGAGGAGGTTTCTTATTTCCGCACGGCGGGCCTGGGCCTGGGTATTATCCGCAACGACTCCTACGAGAAGCACATTAAAAACCAGTTTTATGACTACAATCCCGGCGACGTGATGGTCATTTATACCGATGGTATCGTAGAAGCCAGGGGAGCCAACCAGGAAGAGTACGGTGAGGAACGGCTCAAACAGCAGCTCGAACACACGTATTATCTGGAGGCCGACGAAATCAAAGAGCATATTCTAGCCGATCTGGCCGAGTTCAGCAAGGGTCAGCCCATGCACGATGACCAGACGTTGCTGGTTATCAAGTTCAAAGCAGCTCAACCAGAAGTAACAATTTAA
- a CDS encoding peptidylprolyl isomerase, with translation MTQFVRTSARVALLGMGLLAGTVSTSFAQLGIGRPAGRQIADAIIVKVDNQIVLRSDLEIAYAQQVQQAQGKPLPPDLRCKILQSIVLNKLMLAKAETDSVVVEDSQVKNELDRRMAYFVQQIGSEKKLEEYYNKPLKQLKDDLRPQVKEQLIQQKMQETIAGKVTVTPREVRQYFNRIPKDSLPYYSTEVEVGQIVKLAQVNPKAKQETIAKLNDLRARIQAGESFETLAKQFSEDPGSGAQGGYLGFFKRRELVPEYEAAALKLEPGQLSPIVESQFGFHLIQLIERKGDSYSTRHILLKPAAGGNDVNEAGAQLTKLRRRILGDSITFAKAAKDMSDDKQTSGNGGLLANRQDGGTYLPSTSSTRPSSSPSTR, from the coding sequence ATGACTCAATTCGTTCGTACGTCGGCCCGCGTGGCCCTGCTTGGCATGGGTTTGCTGGCTGGCACAGTTAGTACAAGTTTCGCCCAGCTCGGCATTGGGCGTCCCGCTGGTCGGCAGATTGCGGATGCTATTATTGTAAAAGTCGACAACCAGATTGTGCTGCGTTCCGACCTGGAAATTGCCTACGCCCAGCAGGTGCAGCAGGCCCAGGGCAAGCCGCTGCCGCCCGATTTGCGCTGCAAAATCCTGCAGAGCATCGTGCTCAACAAGCTGATGCTGGCCAAAGCCGAAACCGACTCGGTGGTGGTGGAAGACAGCCAGGTGAAAAATGAGCTGGACCGCCGCATGGCTTATTTCGTGCAGCAGATTGGCTCTGAGAAAAAGCTGGAGGAGTATTACAACAAGCCCCTTAAGCAGCTCAAGGACGACCTGCGCCCCCAGGTGAAGGAGCAGCTGATTCAGCAGAAAATGCAGGAAACCATTGCCGGTAAGGTCACCGTGACCCCGCGCGAGGTACGCCAGTATTTCAACCGCATTCCCAAAGACAGCCTGCCCTACTATTCCACTGAGGTAGAAGTAGGCCAGATTGTAAAGCTGGCCCAGGTAAACCCCAAAGCCAAGCAGGAAACCATTGCTAAGCTCAACGACCTGCGGGCCCGCATCCAGGCCGGGGAAAGCTTCGAGACGCTGGCCAAGCAATTTTCTGAGGACCCCGGTTCCGGGGCGCAGGGTGGCTACCTGGGCTTCTTCAAGCGCCGGGAGCTGGTGCCTGAGTACGAAGCGGCAGCCCTGAAGCTGGAACCCGGTCAACTCTCGCCCATCGTAGAGTCCCAGTTTGGCTTCCACCTGATTCAGCTCATTGAGCGCAAAGGCGACAGCTACAGCACCCGCCACATTCTGCTCAAGCCTGCCGCCGGTGGCAACGATGTAAACGAGGCTGGGGCACAGCTGACTAAGCTGCGCCGCCGCATCCTGGGTGACAGTATCACGTTTGCCAAGGCAGCCAAGGATATGTCGGACGACAAGCAGACCAGCGGCAACGGCGGCTTGTTGGCTAACCGCCAGGACGGTGGCACTTATCTGCCCTCGACAAGCTCGACCCGGCCATCTTCTTCACCATCGACACGATGA
- a CDS encoding ATP-binding protein encodes MRDFVSSYLAAYGLSDLQLNQIILAVDEVVANLIIHANHEDESQFLDLRLTVDDQVFEIEIEDDSKSSYQPSLYKEPDLQEHIRIGKKGGVGMTLVNRIMDRVEFTTTGTHNVCRLYKRIV; translated from the coding sequence GTGCGCGATTTTGTAAGCAGCTATCTGGCTGCTTACGGCCTGTCGGATTTGCAGCTTAATCAAATCATTCTGGCCGTTGATGAAGTAGTAGCCAACCTGATTATCCACGCCAACCACGAAGACGAATCCCAGTTCTTGGACCTTCGCCTGACGGTTGACGATCAGGTTTTCGAAATAGAAATCGAGGACGACAGCAAGTCTTCCTACCAACCTTCCCTCTACAAGGAGCCCGATCTGCAGGAGCACATTCGCATCGGCAAAAAAGGAGGCGTGGGCATGACGCTCGTCAACCGCATCATGGACCGTGTCGAGTTTACGACTACCGGTACCCACAACGTGTGCCGCCTGTACAAACGCATCGTGTAG
- a CDS encoding STAS domain-containing protein: MKINQQTTENTLTLSLDGELDASSSVLLDTELTKPEVLDYKKVLIDCQRLNYISSAGLGVFISHLQRFQDANVKLVFFNMQEKVHNVFEILGLDALMTIVPSEAEATAI; this comes from the coding sequence ATGAAAATTAATCAACAAACTACCGAAAATACCCTCACGCTCAGCCTCGACGGAGAACTGGACGCCAGCTCGTCCGTATTGCTGGACACGGAGCTGACTAAGCCTGAAGTACTCGACTACAAAAAGGTCCTGATTGACTGCCAGCGCCTCAACTATATTTCCTCGGCGGGCCTGGGTGTATTTATTTCCCACCTGCAGCGTTTTCAGGATGCTAACGTGAAGCTGGTATTCTTCAACATGCAGGAGAAAGTGCATAACGTGTTCGAGATTCTGGGTCTGGATGCCTTGATGACTATTGTGCCTTCCGAGGCCGAAGCCACCGCTATTTAA